A genome region from Diorhabda carinulata isolate Delta chromosome 2, icDioCari1.1, whole genome shotgun sequence includes the following:
- the LOC130903564 gene encoding cysteine-rich venom protein LEI1-like, whose amino-acid sequence MGLKMTSKFIVFLVVLGFSINSISTYGNFNPKRKPKIMGDSIPLKMLDPRRVKLQKKIVLYHNFFRSKVDPPAANMLRMKYHHGAAKSAQRWANACKFLIHDNVVGRSIQNYGSCGQNIFVATQKVPWLFAIDTWWSEKDLFKYGKRNNLTTIGHYTQLVWANTHEVGCGVAKCVVKPDKTPFNANTFYNYVCNYCPIGNFPGRLGRPYIKGTPCSLCKKRCLKKLCKSTCNAADQFTDCKKLYKAFPTWLCNTYNTTEGLERRKGCLATCTCRRNINH is encoded by the exons ATGGG attaaaaatgacttcaaaatttatcgtttttctTGTGGTACTGGGTTTCAGTATTAATTCCATATCAACTTATGGGAATTTCAATCCAAAAAGAA agCCGAAAATAATGGGAGACTCGATACCATTGAAAATGCTCGATCCCAGGAGAGTtaaattacaaaagaaaattgttttatatcatAATTTCTTTAGATCCAAGGTTGACCCGCCAGCAGCCAATATGTTAAGAATG aaatatcaTCACGGTGCCGCAAAATCTGCTCAGAGGTGGGCAAATGCctgtaaatttttaattcacgATAACGTAGTAGGAAGATCCATACAAAATTATGGATCATGtggacaaaatatttttgtagctACACAGAAAGTTCCATG GTTATTTGCTATCGACACGTGGTGGTCGGAAAAAGATCTATTTAAGTATGGCAAACGAAACAATCTTACCACCATAGGACATTACACCCAATTGGTTTGGGCTAATACCCACGAAGTCGGTTGCGGTGTTGCAAAATGTGTCGTTAAACCTGATAAAACACCTTTCAATGCGAATACTTTTTACAATTACGTATGTAACTATTGTCCCAT tgGAAACTTTCCTGGTAGGCTTGGTCGACCGTACATCAAAGGAACTCCTTGCAGTTTATGTAAAAAACGGTGTCTAAAAAAGCTTTGTAAAAGTACTTGCAATGCCGCTGATCAATTTACCGACTGCAAGAAACTGTATAAAGCATTTCCTACATGGTTATGTAACACCTATAATACAACCGAAGGATTGGAAAGAAGAAAAGGCTGTTTAGCTACTTGTACTTGTAGACGTAATATAAATCATTGa
- the LOC130903565 gene encoding dynein axonemal assembly factor 6, whose translation MAFEFNEIQKLAELFNPNRDNSDSENEIEDCAESKPCPNTRDDSFNEEKKKVNPYSKIERKEKLLEQDEIQILDESCGENKIKTDWKKTPAWEVAYKQQVTASDVFLQMGFKNPTTSSCEDMIVTISLPGDSHYNIDLKIQKENLILVSPTYYLDLRLPHPVDPQKGNAKWDNDTEKLIVTLRMDRELDLVNF comes from the exons ATGGCTTTCGAATTCAATGAAATACAAAAACTCGCGGAATTATTCAACCCAAATCGCGATAATTCCGATTCGGAAAATGAAATTGAAGACTGTGCGGAAAGTAAACCATGTCCAA ATACACGAGACGATAGTTTTaacgaagaaaaaaagaaagtgaATCCTTACAGTAAAATTGAACGTAAAGAAAAACTGTTAGAACAGGACGAAATACAAATTCTAGATGAAAGTTGtggagaaaataaaattaaaactgattGGAAAAAAACACCAGCATGGGAAGTAGCTTACAAGCAACAAGTTACGGCGTCTGATGTTTTTTTACAG atggGATTCAAGAATCCGACGACTTCCAGTTGTGAAGATATGATAGTGACAATTAGTTTACCTGGAGACAGTCATTATAACATCGATTTGAAAATtcagaaagaaaatttaattctcgTTTCTCCCACGTATTATCTCGACCTTCGGTTACCGCATCCGGTGGATCCTCAAAAGGGTAACGCAAAATGGGATAACGACACTGAAAAATTGATTGTTACCTTAAGGATGGATAGAGAGTTGGATTTggttaatttttag
- the LOC130903542 gene encoding protein phosphatase PHLPP-like protein: MMLATTTMRKRRLSDKVVKFPKILECETIDVDSLEDESIDAERLHETPLNEHDSSSSDKVKHQSLKHLNLNGLCNKKEECYVEEIVLPGDSIQSLSDLEILSLRSNGIQNFPNSVLQLISLVVLDLSDNNLLTLPPEINQLKLLQELVLDQNLLSVLPATIWDLKFLKILKVANNRLAVPPDKSVEMRALVLQESEDKKQDSPGITTLNLRSNRLKGHIILGNYGCLTELDVSENSIENLDLSAVGQLEILQCSRNSLTTLTLHGKRLTSIIAGNNKLKNISICHPPKGLKHFDISYNELEALPDWLSECSELRCLFASNNGLQYLPDHLFLNELPFLHSLQLAYNHLQSLPSINKKLPIQELFMQNNSLSNLPETFFQCLPSIKVLNLSNNRLCDLPKPNEVLVIEKLFLTANCLIDKSLDSLAPFLRNIKTLHAAYNNFTTLPENCTIFWPELEELVLSGNKLLRLPENIEKLKHLSVLRVHSNLLQTIPKLSTLLCLRVLDLAHNQLDRIDLTSLIPPNLKFLDLSCNTKLHVDSHQFNTYRTQRPMSLVDVSGKNRTTLPLTPSPFCENDFTENCWSVGFSETAGGKQRLYISQIRLPAFCNTEALFGMFDGESNNEALIGIDKVVPRILLEERTVKETAHDYMKYTMLSVYRTLRNKGHRQGFGAILTHIMKSKQTADYSFCGSIKKYVMKIVSVGDIRIVLGRVSGPVRVLPQKQRKQIRTNPQIQLTIPDPYFTEIYLEEQDEYMIIANKNLWDVITPENGIKEVTLQRNVILAAKRLQDLAQSYGAEENLSIIVVKFNVLSSDVDLLMRELRQTIRKNKYQSEINNVNNGGCQPGCCCEALNQECLNCLDQVPIPPPMLPCEDRSSPSGQSENNCSDCNFSAKMFINQLNKQNENRSVRSLTPSIFESVDVKANPERRSYRGVAKALRQRKEEDRNREDSDSALSEEQFKCWEYMLEQNTQLLFDKELNTLNKNMKNKPASLKLATLSRSSPHLADCTLNNTNQNSFLSKQFGSTRSFNPLLSRSGSKLTLDKKQLLGGPHAAYFGSLQRLMPYNLEYDFALMHERGLADSLDLDRMQQYWGVTTTEL; encoded by the exons ATGATGTTAGCAACGACTACTATGAGAAAAAGAAGACTCAGCGATAAAGTcgttaaatttccaaaaattctagAATGTGAAACTATTGATGTGGATTCTTTAGAAGATGAATCTATAGATGCTGAAAGACTTCAT GAAACGCCGTTGAACGAGCACGATTCTTCATCATCTGATAAAGTTAAACACCAATCGTTAAAACATTTGAACCTAAACGGTTTATGcaacaaaaaagaagaatgcTACGTAGAAGAAATCGTACTTCCTGGTGATTCTATACAAAGTCTATCGGACCTCGAAATACTCAGTTTGCGATCGAACGGCATACAGAATTTTCCAAACAGCGTACTGCAATTGATAAGTTTAGTTGTGCTTGATTTGTCTGATAATAATTTGTTGACATTACCTCCGGAAATCAACCAATTGAAACT acTGCAAGAGTTAGTGTTGGATCAGAATTTGTTGAGTGTCTTACCGGCTACCATATGGGatttaaagtttttgaaaatcttgaaaGTGGCTAATAATAGATTGGCAGTACCGCCGGATAAAAGTGTGGAAATGAGAGCATTAGTTCTACAA GAATCTGAAGACAAGAAACAGGATTCTCCAGGCATCACTACTTTAAATCTAAGATCCAATCGACTCAAAGGTCACATAATTCTTGGCAATTACGGT tGTTTAACCGAGTTAGATGTGAGCGAAAATAGTATAGAAAATTTGGATTTGAGTGCTGTCGGTCAACTTGAAATTTTACAATGTTCCAGAAACTCATTAACGACTCTAACTTTACATGGCAAACGCCTCACATCTATAATCGCGGGAAATAATA aattaAAGAATATATCTATATGCCATCCACCGAAAGGGCTAAAGCATTTCGATATTTCATATAATGAACTTGAGGCTCTTCCCGATTGGTTATCAGAATGCAGTGAACTGAGATGTTTATTTGCAAGTAATAATGGATTGCAATATCTACCAGACCATTTATTTCTTAACGAATTACCTTTTTTACACAGCCTCCAGTTAGCTTACAATCATCTGCAGAGTCTACCATCGATAAATAAGAAGTTACCAATCCAGGAGTTGTTTATGCAAAATAACAGTTTGTCCAATTTACCGGAAAcgttttttcaatgtttaccTTCCATTAAAGTGTTAAATCTATCCAACAATAGACTTTGCGATCTACCAAAACCAAACGAAGTTTTGGTTATCGAGAAACTGTTTTTAACAGCAAATTGCCTTATTGATAAATCTTTAGATAGCTTAGCTCCGTTTTtaagaaatatcaaaactcTCCATGCGGCTTACAATAATTTCACAACTTTACCGGAAAATTGTACTATATTTTGGCCGGAACTAGAAGAACTAGTATTATCCGGAAATAAATTGTTAAGACTTCcggaaaatatcgaaaaattaaaacatttatcgGTCCTTAGGGTACATTCCAATTTATTACAAACCATACCAAAGTTATCAACTCTTTTATGTTTAAGAGTATTAGATTTAGCTCATAATCAATTAGATCGTATCGATCTAACGTCATTAATACCACCGAATCTCAAATTTTTAGATCTGTCTTGTAATACAAAACTCCACGTAGATTCCCACCAATTCAACACGTACCGCACCCAAAGACCCATGAGTCTAGTAGACGTATCTGGAAAAAATAGAACCACGTTACCTTTAACTCCTTCTCCCTTTTGCGAAAATGATTTTACCGAGAATTGTTGGTCTGTAGGTTTTTCAGAAACGGCAGGTGGTAAACAGAGGCTTTACATATCTCAAATTCGATTACCAGCTTTTTGTAATACCGAAGCTTTATTCGGAATGTTTGATGGCGAGTCTAATAACGAAGCTCTAATCGGAATCGATAAAGTGGTACCGAGAATCCTCTTGGAAGAACGAACCGTTAAAGAAACCGCTCACGATTACATGAAATATACCATGTTATCAGTTTATCGAACGTTAAGGAATAAAGGACATCGTCAAGGTTTCGGCGCCATCCTAACGCATATAATGAAATCGAAACAAACAGCCGATTATTCGTTTTGTGGTAGCATAAAAAAATACGTTATGAAAATAGTTAGTGTTGGAGATATAAGGATAGTACTAGGTAGAGTTTCGGGACCGGTTCGAGTATTACCGCAAAAACAACGTAAACAAATAAGAACCAATCCGCAGATACAACTCACCATACCAGATCCATATTTCACCGAAATATACCTCGAAGAACAAgacgaatatatgataataGCTAACAAAAATTTGTGGGACGTTATAACACCAGAAAACGGTATTAAAGAAGTTACTTTACAAAGAAATGTGATTTTAGCAGCGAAAAGACTTCAAGATCTAGCACAAAGTTACGGAGCTGAAGAAAATTTAAGTATAATAGTAGTTAAATTTAACGTCCTCAGTTCAGACGTAGATCTCCTCATGAGAGAATTAAGACAAACGATCCGAAAAAACAAATACCAAAGTGAAATTAATAACGTGAACAACGGCGGTTGTCAACCGGGTTGTTGTTGCGAAGCTTTAAATCAGGAATGTTTGAATTGTCTAGATCAAGTTCCTATACCGCCTCCGATGCTTCCGTGCGAAGATAGATCCTCGCCTAGCGGACAAAGTGAAAACAACTGTAGCGACTGTAATTTTTCCGCTAAAATGTTCATCAACCAATTAAACAAACAGAACGAAAACAGATCGGTTCGCAGTTTGACACCGTCTATATTCGAATCAGTCGATGTAAAAGCGAATCCGGAAAGGCGCAGCTACAGGGGGGTGGCCAAAGCGCTGCGtcaaagaaaagaagaagatcGCAATAGAGAAGATTCCGATTCCGCTTTATCCGAAGAGCAATTCAAATGTTGGGAATATATGCTCGAACAAAATACTCAATTATTATTCGATAAAGAATTGAAtactttgaataaaaatatgaaaaataaaccgGCTTCATTGAAATTGGCGACCTTATCGAGAAGTTCGCCACATTTAGCGGATTGCACCTTGAACAATACaaatcaaaattcttttttatcgaAACAGTTCGGTAGTACAAGGTCATTCAATCCGCTTTTGTCCAGATCGGGATCGAAGTTAACTTTGGATAAAAAACAGTTATTAGGGGGACCGCATGCTGCTTATTTCGGTAGTTTACAAAGACTCATGCCATATAATTTGGAATATGACTTTGCATTGATGCACGAACGAGGATTAGCCGATTCTTTGGACTTGGATAGGATGCAGCAGTATTGGGGTGTTACTACTACTGAACTCTGA